The sequence below is a genomic window from Candidatus Palauibacter scopulicola.
GTTCGGATTCCGCGGCGGTTCCCCGCTCCGCGACTGGCCCGCGAGGGGGGCGGCGAGCACGCAGAGTACCATCGCCGCCGACCATGCCAGCGGCCTGCGCGCGGCCCGTCTCCACATCCTCATTCTCCCCAGACGTCGCGCAGGACGCGCAGCGCGTTGAGTCCCAGGATTCGCTCGATGCGCTCCGACGAGTGTCCGCGCGCGGCGAGCATGCCGGCCAGCTTCCGGAACTGGTCGGGGCCCTGAAGGTCGGGGATGAAGGGGACGACGCCGGGGCGCTCCCCCGCCGCGCTGATCCCCGCCCTGCGCCGCGCCTCGACCTCCCTGCGCGCCGCCTCGTACGCCGCGTCGAGATCGTCCACGGCCGTCGTCCCCCCGTCGGTGCCGATCCCGACGTGTTCCTCGCCGCACACCTGCACCGCGTGCTCGATGTGCCGCACCACGTCCTCCGCCACGGCCATACCGTCGGCCGCGAGGAAGGGCATGAAGTAGATCCCGACGATCCCGCCGCCCTCGGCGACGAGCCGCAGTTCCCGGTCCGTCTTGTTGCGCGGCAGGTCCGTCACCGCCCGGCAGCCGGTGTGCGTGATCGCGACGGGCGCGGCGGAGGCTTCGATCCCGTCCAGGCAGGTCCGCTCGCCGCTGTGGCTCAGGTCCACCAGCGTCCGCGTGGCGTTGAGTTCGGCGACCACATCCCGCCCGAAGTCCGTGAGCCCCCCGTTCTCCGGCACCATCGACCCATGCCCGAGTTGGTTGGGGCCGTTGTACGTGAGCTGGATGATCTTGACGCCGAGCCCCGCGAAGACGCCGACCCGCCCCGCGTCCTCCCCCAGCATGGCCCCGTTCTGGAACCCCTGGATGACGCCGACCCGGCCGTCGCGGGCGGCACGCTCGATGTCGCTCGCCGCCCGGACCTTGAGGAGCACGTCCGGATGGTTCCGAATGATCCGGTTCCAGCGCGCCACCTCCGCGACGGAGTACTCGAACGGCTCCTGCAGCCCCGCCACGTACCCGATCGTCGTGTTGACGGCGGCCGTCCCCGAGGCAAGGGCGTCGGAGAGCGCCCGCTCATCCAGCGTGAGCGGCCCGTCCTCCGGATCGCCACCAAGAGGCCCCCGCGACCCCCGCCGATTCGGGTTCCGGATTCCCCCCAGCATGTTGACAACAAACGGATCGGCCTGCCCCCGGCGTCCCGCCGCCCAGACTCGACCCCCGACTCCCGTAGCCGCCAGCGCGAGTCCGGCTCCGACCCCGAGAAAGGCCCGCCGCCCCAGGCTCCGTGCGTTCGTGGTCTCCATCGTCTCCATACCCCGGATCACAGGCTCCTCCGTCGCTCTCCCGGGTTCGCTCTCCGGCGAAGCCGCGAAACCGCATCGGTTATAGCACGGTCCCGTACAGTAGGATCAAGGGGACGCGCAGGCACTCCGCGTGCGGGAAATTCGGGTTCTTCCGTCCATGAACAGCGCCGCGAGGGGCACGAGGAGGGTCGTCGCGGCGATCGCGGTGATTGCGACCAGGTCTCCGCACATCGTTCCACAGAGCGCCAGTTCGCGGATCGGGGGGACGAGGAGGTGGATGACGACGAAGGTGTAGCAGACGCCGATCCGGATCTGCAGCCACGCTTCCAGGCGGCCACCATCGGAAGCGAACCATAGTGTTTCGCCGACGGCGCGATACTCGTTCGCGTGGTCCTCGTGCGTGGCGGTCGCCATGGCGCGGTATCGATGGTACAGGACTTCCCGTACTGCGAACATCATCACCATGCAGATCGCCGCCAGGCCGACGGTCAGTGGATGGTAGAGCCTGTCGTTGTCGGGCATCCCGAGCGCGCTCAACCCGAGGGCGTTCACGCCCAGAAAAAGCGGAATGGAGCTTCCCCAGGCGAACGCCCCGATCGCGGTGTGCCGGTCCGCTCGACACCACCGCAGCAGGACCCCGCCCAGGACGTACACGATGGCGAGCAGTAGAAACATCGCCAGCGCCGCGGCTGCGGGACCGTACTCCGCAAGTCCGGCCGCAACCGCTGGGGCCTGCGTCATCGCGATGGCGAATGCCACGACCGATGTCGCGACACCGATGGCGAGGGCCTGACGGACGCCCTTGTCGCGGATGACTCTGATGCGGATGACCCTGATGCGGTTCCGCAGGCCGGAGACCAGAGATCCGACGTCTCTGCGTTCGGGCGTTGTCTGCCTCTCGAGGGCGGCAAGCCGCGCGTCGATGAACGCTTTGCGGTTGCGTCTTCGAATCGTCTCTACGTCGTCGAGATACCTGCGCCGGGGGAGCTGCACCCGGAGGAGCAGCCACAGTCGTGCATAGGAGCGGCTGAATGCGGCGCCGGCGCCGCGTGTCGAGGCGTGGCGCACCACCGCCCTTTCCTCCGTGGCCCTGTCGCTGAGCGTCAACCACGACTCGAGCCTACGGCTCGCCCGCCGAACATTGGACAGGTGCGTCGCGGAGTTGACGGAAATCGTGCCGGCCGCCATGCCGACCATCAGCACGGGCAGTGCGATACCGAGGATCCAATACAGGTTGCCTTCCGCGAGCCAGTTCTGCGGTTCGAGCTGCAGAGAGAAATGCATGTTCGTCGTGTCGCCGGAGGCAGCGTGTCGGCAGGGTTTCCGGTTGGGGCGGTCGAGAGGTCAAAACCTGCATCCGACCGTGACGGCGGAACAGGACGCAACCCTATGAAATAGGAGTCACAGCGGACTGTTGCGGCACAGATCGGATGGGTCTGCTCAGGGGGCGCGGCGGCCGGTCGGCCGCGGACCCGCGTCAGTTCCCGCCGTCTGGCGGCGGCGGGTCGAGGAGCGGGGCGAAATGCTCCATGGCGAAGGCGGCGAGGAGCTGGTTGGGGGGGATGCGTTCAAGCTCGAGGAGATTGCAGCCCAGCCACCTCTGCGCCTTCCGGCGGAGGGTCTCCCGCGGGAGTCCAAGTTGCGCGCTCACCTGCTTCCACTTCGCGCCGGTCGCTCGAACCTGTTGCGCCCGGAGGATGGCGAGCGCGCCAAGGAGCCGGTTGAACGTCGTCCGGCCGCGGGCGCGGGCCTGAAACTGCTGAAACAGCGTCACGGGAGAGCAGTCCACCGCCGCCGCGAGTTCCTGCACGTTGCGGACGGGCGTGCGGCGGGCCTCCCGAAGGGCGTGAGCCACGGCGGAACGGAGGGCCGGCGGCGCCGTCGACCGCCGCATCTTCTCCGCCATCTGCAGCAGCGCGGACCCGCCGCGTGCGGACTCGATGCGGGACGCGAGCTGGCGATCGACATCCTCGAACCAGACGAGATCCGCCACCTGCACTCTGCTCAGGAGACGCGCGATGGAGATTCTTCGGTCCGTCACCAGGATGACCGGAACCCACGGCAGTTTCCGCTCGACCTCACGCAGGAGCGAGATCCTCTCCTCCAGGAGCCCGCTGCGGCTGCTGAACACCAGGCACTCGATCTCGAGGTCGGTGGCCGCGAGGTCGTTCGCCGCGTGGATTACGCGAGCACCGCCGACGACGGCCCGTCGCATGAGCTCCGCATCGCGAGGCGTGTCCGCGAGGATGCCGATCATTCGTCGACGCCCGGCTACGCCAGCGATTGCTTCGGGTCCATCGGCGAGCCCTTCGGCGGCGGGGAGAGCCACTCGCGCTCCCGCAGCCACAAGGCGCAGCCCGCCAGGGCGAAGGAGGCCGACCACGCCCAATAGGTCGGGCCCAGGTGCCCGTACACGACGAGTTCGGCGTCGACCGCGATCGGGATAGGTCGGAGGAGGCTCAGCATTCCCAGTCCAAGCGCTGAAGCGCCGACGGCGACGAGGACGTGTCTCACCCACGCGTCGACCGAGCGTCGGGCACGCCGAAAGGCCAGCGACGTGGACGCCATGACCAGGGCCGTGAACGCCCCGAGGATCCAAACGGAGATCGGGGCGGGCGTCAGAAGCTCCTGCCACGAGACCGCCATCCTGAAGTCCGGTTGCGACGGCTCGAATGCCACGGTGCCGAAGTCCGAGAGTATCAGCGACAGCGCGTACAGCCCCCACCCCGCCAGCAGGAGGCTTCGCCACGCGGGGGCGTCCTGCTTCGCGAACTCGCGGGAGAGTACGGTCGGGTCGCCCAGTTCTTCCCGGGCGGCAGCCTCGACTCCGGCGGCGGAGCCCGGGGCGGCGTCCCGCGCCCGTTCGTCGGCCGCGTGGGCCCGCAGGTGGTCCTCGAGTTCAGCCAGTTCGCGTCTTGAGAACCGACCCCCGGCCGCCAGACCCCTGCGCCAGTTCCGGATCTCGTCATCCAGCCGGGACATCGCCGCCTCGCCAGGATAACTCGAGCACTCCGTACACAGCCCGCCAGCTCTTCCGGTCGGTGGCCAACCGGCGCCGCCCGCGGGTCGTCAGCGTGTAGTACTTGCGCGGTCGTCCATCCTCGGCGGGTTCCCAGTAGCCTTCGATGAGGCCGTCCTTCTCCAGCCGGTGCAGGAGGGGATAGAGCATCCCGCCCGACCACTCCAGGTCGCCGCCGGAAATCCGCTTCACCTGCTTGATGATCTCGTAGCCGTACGTGTCTCGACCGGCGAGGATCGAGAGCACCAAGGGGCGCGACGAAGCCGCCACCAGCTCCTTGTAGATCGAGTTCTTCATCCACCTTTCGACATATAGAAGTGCCACGTAGGTTGAATAACTACATATCATGCATGGCGAAGCGCGGCAACTCGCTCTCAAGCGCCCGAGACTCGGGGGCGCATTCTCCGCAATCGCGCGACTAGGTATCCCAGCAAGCCTAGGATGAGGACCGCCACGGCGCATCTCATCGCCACCGACTGAAGGAACTGCGCTCGTACCGCCTCCAGGAGCGCTTCCTCCTCCCGCAGCAGCTCGGCCAGACGCTCGTCCCTGGCCCTCCCCGCGG
It includes:
- a CDS encoding membrane dipeptidase: METTNARSLGRRAFLGVGAGLALAATGVGGRVWAAGRRGQADPFVVNMLGGIRNPNRRGSRGPLGGDPEDGPLTLDERALSDALASGTAAVNTTIGYVAGLQEPFEYSVAEVARWNRIIRNHPDVLLKVRAASDIERAARDGRVGVIQGFQNGAMLGEDAGRVGVFAGLGVKIIQLTYNGPNQLGHGSMVPENGGLTDFGRDVVAELNATRTLVDLSHSGERTCLDGIEASAAPVAITHTGCRAVTDLPRNKTDRELRLVAEGGGIVGIYFMPFLAADGMAVAEDVVRHIEHAVQVCGEEHVGIGTDGGTTAVDDLDAAYEAARREVEARRRAGISAAGERPGVVPFIPDLQGPDQFRKLAGMLAARGHSSERIERILGLNALRVLRDVWGE
- a CDS encoding PadR family transcriptional regulator, which gives rise to MKNSIYKELVAASSRPLVLSILAGRDTYGYEIIKQVKRISGGDLEWSGGMLYPLLHRLEKDGLIEGYWEPAEDGRPRKYYTLTTRGRRRLATDRKSWRAVYGVLELSWRGGDVPAG